The DNA segment TGCGTGACTGGAAGTGTGTTCTTCAAGCTTCCCAAATGGTTTGTTCAGTGATATTTATGCAGTTTTGGTGTGTTTCAGGTCATCAAGATTCATCTGCACATCCATATAACTGATAAACTTATCAGAAGAGGGAGGTACAGGTTTGCGGAGGCAATTGGACTTCTGCGAGCTTAGAATCCTCTCTCTTTATTGATGGAAGTGTAGTAATTAATCTTGGGTATCGCTGTTGGGGGCTATTTTCTCAAAGCTTGCATGTAGCAGCATCAATGTTTTGGTGATATCTAAGTTGAGGAGTGTGAAGGATTCTAGTTGAAAGAGAGAGGGATATTGAAGCTGAAACAATGGGTTCAGTTTGTTGCTGTTTTAATGTTGATGACATTGAAGATTATATGCATCCAAATAGTCCTGTATACAGGAACTGTGCGTGTCTCAGTTGTTTCGCACAGTACTTTTTGACTGTGGTATGTCTCCAAATTTTGGACATCCTCTGTCTCTGTCCTCTCGCAtcctcttatttttttattcattttcagATTCTGTCTTATGTTTTGTCCACggtttaaatttgaattttataatcCCTTTGCCATAGGCAATATAGGAAGGAAGGCTCACTATGGCAGCACCATAGGCCATAATGGCCTGTTTACATGGTGGAATTTTGGCCGTCTGCTATATTCTGCCATAGAGAACCTTGGCCTGGCTCCACATTCATCTCTCTGGAAATTTCATCTATGAAGAAGTGACATACACACATTTGTAGGAGCTTCTATTGTGTTTTTAGTACTGCTGAACATATGCTTCTTCTTTATTGTCCTGTTTCCCAGGACCatgtaatgtaaaaaaatacTCCAAGTTGAAGTCATATGTGGATATTCGTgtcttttttattcataaactaGATGTCTCAATCAGTCTAAACATTACAAATGGTGATGTATTTCATATATGATGAGAACTATCAGTGGTAGAAGAAGTGAACCTTACATTTAAGTTAAGCCTTAGCTCATTGTGTGAGGTATATTTCTCTTGAAACCCAGGTGCTAACTTTCTTGTAACAAGGCCATACAAAATAAGTAGGAAAAGAAGGTTATGACCTATAATTTAGTTTAGGAAAGTTTACTGCATCTGTTAATCTAGTAATTTGGTGTTAATTCAATTGTATTCActgtatattaatattcagtataaaatatttgaagagTATTTTAGTCCTAATATAACTCTTTTCTATCTTCCTCAAATTTCAGTATGCCTCAATATTCCGTAGAGGGGAAGTGCATGCAATTCCTTCATCTATACAGGGTGCAGCATCTATGACTTCTACAGCATCACTTGATAGTTCTCTATCTGACATTTACCGTTCTCCTCCAAGACCGTTGCCATATGATGCAGACCCCAGGTTTTTCCGTTCACAGCGCGATGGACTAGTGTCAAGACGTGAGAAGGGTTCAAGTCATTTGAATGAAGAGTCAGAACCTCTAAGAGGTGATGGAGATGCTGACTCAGAATCTTTAAATTTGGGTGGCAAATGGAATGACACCAGTGAAGATGGATCAAAGGAATACCGTAAGTCCTCTGTGAGACTTTCATCAGCAAAACTTACAACTGGAGCTGGGGTTGTGTATTCATCATCAGAAGAGGAGGATGTCTGTCCGACTTGTCTAGAAGGTAAGCTCTTTTTAACTCAAATTTTAATCGATAGATCACGTGATGCTGCAGCTCAATTTTGCATGAAAATATTGGTTTGTAAGGAAGTTATCAATCCTGGATAGTAGTCAGAATGGTCAATTTCAGAACTGCTATAGCAGGATTGGCTCTTCTATTGAAGATTATAGATacaagttaaatattttatactacTCATTATGAAATGCGAAAAAACAATTTATTCTACTCATGACATGATCGTATGTTGGGTTAAATTCACTAGTCAGTAACCACTATGTCATATCAGAAGTTTTTGCTTCTTGACTTTTCTTCTGTGTTCTGCTCTATAAATAGTATAAACTTATTTATAGCTTTTAATTGCAAATTAACAGTAATTCTTAAAAGTAAGGAAACAATATTAATAGATAATACTATTCCTTATAATTAATCACCCCCATATACTAGGAAAAAGAGTTGGCTGAATGCATGAGACTCACATTTAGAGGGTTTTCAAAGGGTAGATGAACCTAACTCATCTGCATGCTATTCCCATAATTGGAGTTTGTGATGTCCACAACTCCGTGTCACAAGGCAGCAAGCTTACTGCTACATCAAGGATCACCATGAGAACTTGCAACGTCTTTGAAAAAGTAAAGAACACATCACGTGAGACAATCTCCCTTAGCACATGACAGAAAGAATTTCAAAGAACTGCATGGAGATGCTGATTAGAATTAAGGATAGCGACCTTTCTGAATTTGTGAGGACGTGAACAAAACCAACAAAATGAGGGTTGGCTGGAAAAGCCAGGAAACACTATATTGTGAGTAGAAACTTTTTCAGGTACTTATGTTTGATTCAATTATTTTTGCTTGCAGAATACACTGAAGAAAATCCAAAGATAGTGACAAACTGCTCTCATCATTTTCACCTTGGTTGCATATATGAGTGGATGGAAAGAAGTGACAACTGTCCTGTTTGTGGGAAGGTAATATTTACTTGTTCTGAATGATTTCTTCCTGAATTTACTCACTTCATCAGAGATTAGATCATAGAAAACATAAAAAGAGTAGGATGGGAACCAGGCTGAGCCAGTCAGTTCAACCAGAAAACTGAGAACTGATCATATGGCGCCGAGAGTGCAAATCCTTACAAACTGCTTTGAACCAATCAATTCTAGATTAAATTGGTAAACAAGTCCAATTTTGCTCGTTCTACCGGGCTTGTGTGCCAATATGTTACTTAGTTGGAAGTTGGAACATTTCGGCTATATTTGGCAAAAGCATCTGAAAAGCTAGCTTAAAGTTGAAAAACTAGTTGGAGTTTGAAAAATAGCCGCTAGCTAgttatatcataagtgtttggtAAAATTAATTTTCGAAGTAGCTGTtgaatataaatgaaaaaaatggaCATGTTTATCTAAAACTTTAGTAGTGTTTTGTTTGCAAACAAACCGTGTTGGTGTAGGAAAAAACTGAAAATTGAAGTGATGTTAGCATTCGTTTAAGATAAATAACATGTATATTTCCTTTTTCTACCACACAAAGGTAGAGCTGCTTGAGCTTGATACTTTATTGTAACAACTTTGCTGCCTTAAGCACCTAGCTTTCATTGAGGTTGTTTATTGCGAAATATTACATGTTTGTCAATTTTCATGTTTGCCTGTTTGTGCTTGATTCTGATACTATTTTTAGATTTTGAGACAATCATTTATGATTATGCTattgtttttaatattgatCAAATCTACCATACTTAAATATATAGTGGAGCATGATTGGAGTGTACTGAATCATgatatttacttttctttttttatattttggtgCAGGTGATGGTATTCGATGAAACGACTTAATCTTTTACAAAAAGGGTTATATCGTGGATGATACAAACAgcagaggaaaggaaaaaacaaTACAAGTACAGACATTGTGAATACTTCAGATTAAGAGCTTCTCATGTATAGGAAgtatataacttttattatttattatccaTCACTGTAAGTTCAATCCCATCCAAGTTGTTTCTATTGTCCCTTGTCAAAACTTGCGCGATTAAAAGAAAATGCCATTTTAGATGGAAACTTTGTCATGGTTTCAACAGTTTGCTTTGTTGGGTGtactattattttctatttcatctAAATAAATTGTTTGTGCAATTGGTTCGGTCAAAACCATTATTTATTAGCTCAGTAATGTTTTCACCAGTTTCCCGAAGCAAGTGTGAAGTGGCATTTCTTAAAGTGGCTTGTGGTGAAGAAGCACCATCTTCAACATAAACTCCATTTAAACATATAACTAAACGAAAACTTTATTGAACTTATCACTTATCTATTTATATTAGAAAAATGATACAATGACAACCTTGCTCCAGTATATAACTCTCTTTCTTTACCTAAAATTTCAACTTTTGtatgaaatgataaaaatacctttttttatatcataaatGAAGAGTTGTATAGTGGAACAAGTTGTCCATATATCATTGctctttatattattatactgTAATAGTATAGTTGTGAAGTGGGTATATTGGATTTTGAAGTCATATTTTCCAAGACTAGTTCTCCCTGTACTATTTATTTTATCGTTAATCTTCCGGATATTCATATCTGGGTATCCATATCTCGAAGGTATCTATATCCACAACATAAATAAGACAGTTCTAAAACTGAAACTGAGTTGTGTCTTTCATATATGATCATTCGCAACATAGGAATGTCTTCTACAACACAAATAAGACAGTTCTAAAACTGAGACTGGGATGTGTCTTTCGGATATGATCATTCAGTTCTAAAACTGAGACTGGGATGTGTCTTTCGGATATGATCATTCGTAATATAAGAATGCCTTATGGATGCACAAATAAGACATTCTAAAACTGAGACTGAAATGTGTCTTTCAGATATGATCATTCGTAATATAAGAATGCCTTCTGGATGCTAAGATCTGAAAGTTGTACGTGAAAATCCAGAAAAGATAACATGGGTAATTTgggatatttaaaaaaatgatggGTGCAGATTAGAATTGATATTGTGATCTGGAGTAATTATCCATTTTTCCAATTTGAAAAGGCCAAAAAGCCTCTTTAGAGGTTACAATGATAATA comes from the Phaseolus vulgaris cultivar G19833 chromosome 8, P. vulgaris v2.0, whole genome shotgun sequence genome and includes:
- the LOC137825913 gene encoding E3 ubiquitin-protein ligase At3g02290-like, translated to MGSVCCCFNVDDIEDYMHPNSPVYRNCACLSCFAQYFLTVYASIFRRGEVHAIPSSIQGAASMTSTASLDSSLSDIYRSPPRPLPYDADPRFFRSQRDGLVSRREKGSSHLNEESEPLRGDGDADSESLNLGGKWNDTSEDGSKEYRKSSVRLSSAKLTTGAGVVYSSSEEEDVCPTCLEEYTEENPKIVTNCSHHFHLGCIYEWMERSDNCPVCGKVMVFDETT